GGACGGCTTCCTCGTCGGGCGCCGGGACGGGGAGCCGGTGGCCTGCATCTCCGCCGTGCGCTACGGCGCCGGCTTCGGCTTCATCGGCTTCTACATCGCCCGGCCCGACGTACGCGGCCAGGGCTACGGCCTCCGGCTGTGGCAGGCCGGGACGGACCGGCTCCAGGGGCGGCTCGTCGGGCTGGACGGGGTGGTCGAGCAGCAGGACAACTACCGCAAGTCCGGCTTCCGTTCCGCCTGGACGAACACGCGCCACGAAGGCGTACCGCAGCCCGGCGCGGACGGCTCGGACGGGGCAGACGGCGCGGTGGAGATCGTCGACGCCGCCTCGCTGCCCTTCGCGCAACTCGCCGCCTACGACCGCCGGTTCTTCCCCGAGGCGCGCGACGCCTTCCTCTCCGCCTGGACCGCCCTGCCCGGCCGGACGGCCCTCGCAGCCGTCCAGGGCGGGCGGATCGAGGGGCTCGGCGTGATCCGCCCCTGTAGCGGCGCCTCCCGCATCGGCCCGCTCTACGCCGCCGCCCCGGAGGTGGCCGCCGCCCTCGTACGGCGGCTCGCCGGACACGCCCCCGGGGGTGAGGTGGCCGTGGACGTGCCCGACGTGAACCCGGCCGCGACCGCCGTGGCGGCCGGGCTGGGGCTGGCACCGGTCTTCGAGACGGCCCGCATGTACACGGGCCCGGCGCCGGAGGTCGAGGTGGCCGGGATGTACGGGGTCACCAGCCTCGAACTGGGCTGACGGGAAGACCCCGTTGCCCCGTGACCCCGGGCCGGACGGCGGTCGCACGGCGCCGCCCGGCGCGGCCCGCGGGCCTCAGATGCCGAAGAGCACACCGGTGGTGCTGCGCAGCCCGCAGGGGTTGCCGAAGGTGTACGTGTAGCTCAGCCGGCGCCCCTGCCACACGCCGTCGGTGGTGACCGTCACCGGGTTCCACTCCCTGGTACACGCCGTGTCGGGGCGGGGCGCGGCCAGGGCGTCCAGCGAGGGCCCGTTCTCCCGTAACTCGGCGCAGGCGGCCGCCGGGTCCGGGTGGGTGCCGCCCGGCCTCGGCGCGCACACCAGCGTGGCCGCGCGCAGCACCGTCCCGTTGACGGCGTCCTCCCCGGCCGTCACGCTGACCACGAGCGCGGACGGCGCGTACAGGCTCTGGGTTCCGGTAGGCGCCGCGTCGGCGGCTCCGGTCCCGGCCAGCGCGGTGGCGGCGGTGAGGGCCATTGCTCCGGAAGCCAGTCCCAGACTCCTGGTGATGGACCGCATTTCGAACACTCCTCGGCTCGGTGTTTCGGATAACGGACGGGAGTCTTGCCCATCCGGAGCGGGAACGCCCGTTCGTACCCCTATTTCTCGTCACCGATCGTGAGCGCATGAGTGCAGTCCGCAGCCGCCTCCCCTGTCGTGACCTGTGAAGCAGTGATTCCGGGAAACGGCCGAACACGCTCCCCGTACGCCCTGGCGCGGGCCCTCAGCGCGCCCCCGTGCGCGGGGCGTAGAGGTCCAGGAGCCGGGTGCGGGTCTGCTGGAGCCGCACGGCGAGGACCCGCCCGACCCAGTGCCCGATCGCGGAGCCGAAGGCCGGGTCGGCGTCCATCAGCATCCGGACGGTCTCCCCGTCGAACTCGTGGGCCCGTACCGGGGTCATGGCCTCGGCGCTCAGCTGCCACACGTACGGCGGGAACAGCCACGACCAGCCCACCAGCTCCCCGGGGCCGAGGCTCTCGACGGGGGCGGGCGTGCGGCGGCCGGGCACGGGGATCTCCAGGGTCACCGTGCCGGAGCGCACGATCCAGAAGGTGTGCGCCCGGGCGCCCTCGTCGAAGAGCCGCGCACCTTCGGGGAAGTTGACCTCACGGGCGTGGGCCATCAGCCGGGCGCGGTGCTCGGCGGACAGGACGGCGGCGATCCGGATGGGGGAAGGTGTGCTCACGACGGCCTCCGATCACGACCCCCCGCAACCCTCTGGTCTCCCCAGTGTCGCCGACCCGTGCCCGGATCACGGCATGCCGCGATGCGGGCACGGTCGGTCGCGCGCCGCCCACCGAGGGTGGCGGGCGGCGGCCGGGGCTGCCAGGGAACGTCGCCCCAACCCGGGCGGAAGAAACCATTCCGGCAGTGGTCGGCGGCTACTCCTCGGCGTTGGCCTCCAGACAGGCCAGCTCCATCGCGTCGAGCACCGCCTCATGGCTGCGGCTGCTCAGCTCCGCGACGTTCTCGATCTGCGCCGTGGCCCAGGCGGCCAGCGTCATCACCAGCACCCGCAGCCCGTCCGTGCCGTGATCGGCGAGGATCGCGTCGGCGACGGCCATGGCGTCCTCCGGCACCTGCTCCGGCGGCTCCAGCCCGGCGAGACCGCGCAGCATCGCCAGGGTCCGGCGGGAGATCTCCGGGGTCATCCTCGCCAGCCGCATGTCTTCTTCTTCGTCCATCAGCCCCACCCTCCGATGCCCGGGCCCGTCCCCTCAGGGCACGGTAGAGGGGCCTGGCCCCGCACGGGGCGGTTTTCCCCAGGTGACCCGTGCGAGGGGAGCGGCCGGGCCTGCCGGAGTTGACGCCTCCGGGTGCCCGGGGCCCCGCCGGGCCGTTCCCGAGCCTTCCCTGTGGTGCGACCGACCGGTAACTTGTCCGCCGCAGCCGCCCGGGAGCGGGCGGCCGGAGCCGGCGGGAGCCACATGAAGAGCCTTGTACGGGTGCTGCTGAGCGTGATGCTCCTGGCGGGCGGAGCCCTGCCGGCCGCCGCGGCCCCCGCCCCGGCCCCCGCGCTCCCGGCCGTCGCGCTCCGGGCCGCCCCGGCAGCCGACGCCTCCTGGACGCCCCCGCTCTCCACCAGGGGCCGCTACATCGTCGACGCCCGGGGCGAGCGCTTCCGGCTGCGCTCCGGCAACTGGGACGGAGCCCAGGGCTCCTGGAACGGCTCCGGAGACCGCGGCGACCCCGCCACCCACCACAGCGGCCAGGACTCCCACGGCATCCCGCTCGGCCTCGACCGGGTCCCCCTGCCCACGCTGCTCGCGGACTTCCGCGCCCTCGGGCTCAACAGCATCCGGCTGCCCTTCTCCAACGAGATGCTGCACACCACCACCCCCGTCCCGGACGCGGCCGTCGCCGCCAATCCGGCCCTGCGGGGGCGCACCCCGCTCCAGGTCTTCGACGCCGCCGTCGCCGCCCTGACCGACGCCGGCTTCGCCGTCATCCTCAACAACCACACCGGTACCACCCGCTGGTGCTGCGGGCTCGACGGCAACGAACGCTGGAACAGCGGCCGTTCCACCGCCCAGTGGGCCGACGACTGGGTCTTCCTGGCCCGCCGCTACCGCGACAACCCGCGCGTGGTCGGCGCCGACCTCTACAACGAGGTCCGCCGCGACACCTGGGACGACCCCAACTGGGGCCTCGGCGACTCCCACGACTGGCAGGCCGCCTCCCAGGAGGCCGCCGACCGGATCCTCACCGAGGCCAACCCCGACCTGCTCATCGTGGTCGAGGGCATCAACTGGACCGGCATCCCGCTCGACGGACTGCCCCACGAGCGCCCCACCCTCACCCCCGTGCGCACCCTCTCGCACACCCTCGTCGTCTCCAACAAGCTGGTGTACTCCGCCCACTTCTACGGGTACACCGGCCCCCACCACAGCGGCGCGAGCGGCCTCGGCGAGACCCACGACCTCCGCTACCAGGACATGACCCCGGCCCAGCTCGAACAGACCCTCTACGACCAGGCCTTCTTCGTCTCCGCCGAGACCGGGACCCACTTCACCGCCCCCGTCTGGATCAGCGAGTTCGGCATCGGCGCGGACGAGACGGGCACCGCCCCGCGCGCCTGGTTCGGCAACATGACCGCCCGCCTGGCCGGCTCCGACGCCGACTTCGCGTACTGGCCCCTCGTCGGCTGGAGCACCACCGCCCAGGGCGCCCCGGGCGGCGACAGCTGGGCGATGCTGCGCTACGACGCCACGGGCCGCCGCACCGGGGTCCTCGACCCCGCCGACTGGCGCACCGCCCCCTGGACCGCCCTGGCCGGAGCCCCCTCCCGCACCGGGCCGGTCCCCGCCACCCCCGCCTGGTACCAGCTCAGCACCGACCACCGCGACCACAACGCCTCCCTGCTCACCCGGGCCGCCGGGGACT
The Streptomyces sp. NBC_00091 genome window above contains:
- a CDS encoding subtilase-type protease inhibitor, which produces MRSITRSLGLASGAMALTAATALAGTGAADAAPTGTQSLYAPSALVVSVTAGEDAVNGTVLRAATLVCAPRPGGTHPDPAAACAELRENGPSLDALAAPRPDTACTREWNPVTVTTDGVWQGRRLSYTYTFGNPCGLRSTTGVLFGI
- a CDS encoding Crp/Fnr family transcriptional regulator, translating into MSTPSPIRIAAVLSAEHRARLMAHAREVNFPEGARLFDEGARAHTFWIVRSGTVTLEIPVPGRRTPAPVESLGPGELVGWSWLFPPYVWQLSAEAMTPVRAHEFDGETVRMLMDADPAFGSAIGHWVGRVLAVRLQQTRTRLLDLYAPRTGAR
- a CDS encoding GNAT family N-acetyltransferase, which translates into the protein MTGFEITGASAADMELLRTWADMEGWNPGDSDRFAFAVADPDGFLVGRRDGEPVACISAVRYGAGFGFIGFYIARPDVRGQGYGLRLWQAGTDRLQGRLVGLDGVVEQQDNYRKSGFRSAWTNTRHEGVPQPGADGSDGADGAVEIVDAASLPFAQLAAYDRRFFPEARDAFLSAWTALPGRTALAAVQGGRIEGLGVIRPCSGASRIGPLYAAAPEVAAALVRRLAGHAPGGEVAVDVPDVNPAATAVAAGLGLAPVFETARMYTGPAPEVEVAGMYGVTSLELG
- a CDS encoding glycoside hydrolase family 5 protein — its product is MKSLVRVLLSVMLLAGGALPAAAAPAPAPALPAVALRAAPAADASWTPPLSTRGRYIVDARGERFRLRSGNWDGAQGSWNGSGDRGDPATHHSGQDSHGIPLGLDRVPLPTLLADFRALGLNSIRLPFSNEMLHTTTPVPDAAVAANPALRGRTPLQVFDAAVAALTDAGFAVILNNHTGTTRWCCGLDGNERWNSGRSTAQWADDWVFLARRYRDNPRVVGADLYNEVRRDTWDDPNWGLGDSHDWQAASQEAADRILTEANPDLLIVVEGINWTGIPLDGLPHERPTLTPVRTLSHTLVVSNKLVYSAHFYGYTGPHHSGASGLGETHDLRYQDMTPAQLEQTLYDQAFFVSAETGTHFTAPVWISEFGIGADETGTAPRAWFGNMTARLAGSDADFAYWPLVGWSTTAQGAPGGDSWAMLRYDATGRRTGVLDPADWRTAPWTALAGAPSRTGPVPATPAWYQLSTDHRDHNASLLTRAAGDWDSGARKAVCPDGARLAGLSHTGGRGLCTTSDLRAPAGGHTVVRDEAYVPPGGDWATGYTKLQCPVGQLLIGYSLIGYSLRGERVSAALCAPARTALPAGGGRTLWFDRGDARPAGAGGGDFARGHYKGQCLPTEYAAGIAFTTRVGARPSPAALLCRPLPAA